From a single Hymenobacter sp. YIM 151500-1 genomic region:
- a CDS encoding T9SS type A sorting domain-containing protein — translation MKFFSTHSLWQRLATTVVVAAGLTTAVHAEGSKNLTPGTGGAGGRGTATGVNNYIGYLQHDDNNVNTGSQDNSRQFLKQGSPADQRLYIRIKASETLYYGVRRIRSDGPENTRLRLQLKYLDVNGQEQIAQTTFLETLAASTNNPNLAPNQAGRINSPEEAAVGPRYLSGGTAPAGGYSPLVYANTTAREQDFWIEFMEVNASGSEVGVTQRKSWYDCWDFTVRDATGEKLGRLYSQHWSFSAAGGNNSLASTFALYSLIPNPNFNNQSFFVKRVSYAGIQPFGVILVANSQGTTVPGNFKAKRKSQTTNSGYAEYKLFVNNPDPAIYPTTARPAQPVVTTTCANGVTTFTLNVDQAGYGVVFIDGDSNGQYDRTRDRVLEKATVIGNNAFVWDGRSDSGVSMTATKLQVTFSSGVGPVNYPIWDCEQAPDQGIAVQDVRPGNNGAADYIFWNDSLLGPDFSTPLINPIGTNTLAASHRWGAGRGDSRLVNSYAVGLLARGNAIQINYDPATACASSPPIVLPVQLVSFTAALRGREVKINWETASERNCAYFDVERSADGRTFEPVTRVDGHGTTTQRHLYSATDARPLAGLSYYRFRQVDQDGTVQLSPVAVVRNQALRAALAFPNPAPKELTLQLNEPIAGPVTLRIVDATGRVLWQQQRQLPTATQELVVPTAQLKASPFYLVQLVANGNTVQYQFTK, via the coding sequence ATGAAATTTTTTAGTACACACTCTCTCTGGCAGCGGCTAGCTACTACAGTGGTGGTGGCAGCTGGGCTAACTACAGCCGTCCATGCTGAAGGCTCAAAGAACCTAACTCCCGGCACCGGGGGAGCCGGCGGACGGGGCACAGCTACTGGCGTAAATAACTACATCGGCTACCTCCAGCACGACGATAACAACGTGAATACCGGTAGCCAAGACAACTCCAGGCAGTTCCTAAAGCAAGGTAGCCCGGCCGACCAACGTCTTTACATTCGCATAAAAGCAAGTGAGACGCTCTATTACGGTGTGCGGCGCATCCGCTCCGATGGCCCCGAGAACACCCGGCTGCGCCTTCAGCTTAAATATCTGGACGTAAATGGCCAGGAGCAGATTGCCCAAACTACCTTCCTGGAGACTTTGGCCGCTTCCACAAACAACCCAAACCTGGCCCCCAACCAGGCCGGGCGCATCAACAGCCCCGAGGAAGCTGCCGTGGGCCCGCGTTACCTGAGCGGTGGTACTGCTCCGGCAGGCGGCTATTCACCTCTCGTGTACGCAAACACCACGGCTCGTGAGCAAGACTTCTGGATAGAATTTATGGAGGTGAATGCCAGTGGAAGTGAAGTAGGCGTAACGCAGCGCAAGTCGTGGTATGACTGCTGGGACTTCACCGTGCGCGACGCCACTGGGGAGAAGCTTGGCCGACTATACTCGCAGCATTGGTCGTTTTCGGCGGCGGGTGGTAATAACTCCCTGGCGTCAACATTTGCCCTGTACTCGCTTATTCCGAATCCTAACTTCAACAACCAGAGCTTCTTTGTGAAGCGGGTGAGCTACGCGGGTATCCAGCCGTTCGGGGTGATTCTGGTAGCCAACAGTCAGGGCACCACGGTGCCGGGCAACTTCAAAGCCAAGCGTAAAAGCCAGACCACTAACTCGGGCTACGCCGAATACAAGCTATTCGTCAATAACCCCGACCCAGCCATTTACCCCACCACGGCCCGTCCTGCGCAGCCTGTCGTGACGACTACCTGCGCCAACGGCGTAACCACCTTCACGCTGAACGTGGACCAGGCCGGCTACGGCGTCGTGTTTATTGATGGGGACAGCAACGGGCAGTATGACCGCACCCGAGACCGGGTGCTGGAGAAGGCCACCGTAATTGGCAACAATGCCTTCGTGTGGGACGGCAGGTCCGATTCGGGCGTTTCGATGACGGCTACCAAACTACAGGTGACGTTTTCCAGCGGCGTGGGGCCGGTAAACTACCCCATCTGGGACTGTGAGCAGGCCCCCGACCAGGGCATTGCCGTGCAGGACGTGCGCCCCGGCAACAACGGTGCCGCCGACTACATCTTCTGGAACGACTCCCTGCTGGGGCCCGACTTCTCCACTCCCCTCATCAACCCCATTGGCACCAACACGCTGGCCGCCAGCCACCGCTGGGGAGCGGGCAGAGGTGACAGCAGGCTGGTGAACTCCTACGCCGTGGGCCTGCTGGCCCGCGGCAACGCCATCCAGATCAACTACGACCCGGCCACGGCCTGCGCCTCGTCGCCGCCCATTGTGCTGCCGGTGCAGCTGGTGTCGTTTACGGCCGCTTTGCGGGGGCGCGAGGTGAAAATCAACTGGGAAACGGCCTCGGAGCGCAACTGCGCCTACTTCGACGTGGAGCGCAGCGCCGATGGCCGGACGTTTGAGCCCGTAACGCGGGTAGACGGCCACGGCACCACCACCCAGCGCCACCTCTACAGCGCCACCGACGCCCGCCCGCTGGCCGGCCTGAGCTACTACCGCTTCCGCCAGGTCGACCAGGATGGCACGGTGCAGCTAAGCCCCGTGGCTGTGGTGCGCAACCAGGCTCTGCGCGCGGCCCTGGCCTTCCCCAACCCCGCTCCCAAAGAGCTGACCCTACAGCTCAACGAACCCATAGCCGGCCCCGTGACCCTGCGCATCGTGGATGCCACCGGCCGCGTGCTGTGGCAGCAGCAGCGGCAGCTGCCCACAGCCACGCAGGAATTGGTGGTGCCCACGGCCCAGCTGAAAGCCTCGCCCTTCTACCTGGTGCAGCTGGTAGCCAACGGCAATACCGTGCAATACCAATTCACCAAGTAG
- the hflX gene encoding GTPase HflX yields MANTPSSKGRKGQNSTRHPGAVDGVKGRAGRILAKANSSGTYDTAQQQETAVLVAVPDKRQPDRVTQEYLDELAFLAETAGAQVTKRFVQRLEKPDVRTFVGEGKLAEIKAYVRHNDTNMVIFDDDLSPSQLRNLEAELEVKIVDRSLLIIDIFAQRAKTATARAQVELAQYQYLLPRLTGLWTHLSRQRGGGVSQRGPGETEIETDRRVVRDRIALLKERLKEFDKQSHTQRKARTGMVRVALVGYTNVGKSTLMNLLSRSDVFAENKLFATVDSTVRKVVLDTTPFLLSDTVGFIRKLPTRLIESFKSTLDEIREADLLVHVVDISHPSFEEHIAVVNDTLKDIEAADKPMLLVFNKIDQYNPHAAADHHGGFEDYSEDGEDAPVRPSLEQLKATYMARLHDPVIFVSAQERENIDELRNLLARHVRALYEQRYPNVQPVTEEE; encoded by the coding sequence ATGGCGAATACCCCATCTTCTAAAGGCCGCAAGGGCCAGAACAGCACCCGCCACCCCGGCGCCGTTGATGGGGTGAAGGGCCGGGCCGGGCGCATCCTGGCCAAAGCCAACAGCAGCGGTACCTACGACACGGCCCAGCAGCAGGAAACCGCCGTGCTAGTGGCCGTGCCCGACAAGCGCCAGCCCGACCGCGTGACCCAGGAGTACCTCGACGAGCTGGCTTTCCTGGCCGAAACCGCCGGCGCCCAGGTCACGAAGCGGTTTGTGCAGCGCCTCGAAAAACCCGACGTCCGCACTTTCGTGGGCGAGGGCAAGCTGGCCGAAATCAAAGCCTACGTGCGGCACAACGACACCAACATGGTCATCTTCGACGACGACCTGTCGCCGTCCCAGCTGCGCAACCTGGAGGCCGAGCTGGAAGTGAAAATCGTGGACCGCTCCCTGCTTATTATCGACATCTTCGCCCAGCGCGCCAAAACAGCCACGGCCCGCGCCCAGGTGGAGCTGGCCCAGTACCAGTACCTGCTGCCCCGCCTCACTGGACTCTGGACTCACTTGAGCCGGCAGCGGGGCGGGGGCGTAAGCCAGCGCGGACCGGGTGAAACGGAAATCGAGACGGACCGCCGCGTGGTGCGCGACCGGATAGCCCTGCTGAAAGAACGCCTCAAGGAGTTCGACAAGCAAAGCCACACCCAGCGCAAAGCCCGCACGGGCATGGTACGGGTGGCGCTGGTGGGCTACACCAACGTGGGCAAAAGCACGCTGATGAACCTGCTGAGCCGTTCCGACGTGTTTGCCGAAAACAAGCTCTTCGCCACCGTCGACTCCACCGTGCGCAAGGTGGTGCTCGACACCACCCCCTTCCTGCTCTCCGACACCGTAGGCTTTATTCGGAAGCTGCCTACCCGCCTCATCGAGAGCTTCAAGAGCACGCTGGACGAAATCCGGGAGGCCGATTTGCTGGTGCACGTCGTCGATATTTCGCACCCGTCGTTCGAGGAGCACATTGCCGTGGTCAACGACACGCTCAAGGACATTGAGGCCGCCGACAAGCCCATGCTGCTCGTCTTCAATAAGATAGACCAATACAACCCCCACGCCGCGGCCGACCACCACGGCGGCTTCGAGGACTACAGCGAAGATGGAGAAGACGCCCCGGTCCGCCCCAGTCTGGAGCAGCTAAAAGCCACCTACATGGCCCGCCTGCACGACCCGGTAATCTTTGTATCAGCTCAGGAGCGCGAAAATATTGACGAGCTGCGCAACCTGCTGGCGCGCCACGTGCGGGCCCTCTACGAGCAGCGCTACCCCAATGTGCAGCCCGTGACCGAGGAAGAATAG
- a CDS encoding GEVED domain-containing protein produces the protein MKKAFYAFTWAALSLGSLSLQAQTVRQCATMENLAAQIAADPSLAGRLAAVENHTRQVEANPTLRRGTAATVTIPVVVHVLYNTAAQNVSDAQIQSQIAVLNEDFRKQNADISRVPAGFAGLSADVGVEFVLAKRDPNGNATTGIQRKQTSNTSWSTNDAMKRSSSGGLDAWPAGQYLNIWVCNLSNSILGYAQFPGGTAATDGVVILTSAFGRGGSAAAPFDLGRTATHEVGHWLNLRHIWGDASCGSDQVADTPTQRTSNTGCPSYPKTSSCTGNGQYGDMFMNYMDYTNDACMYMFSTGQSSRMNALFASGGARASLLTSQGGIAPGGTTPNPNPGPTPVTYCASKGSNVAYEWIDYVRLGSIDRTSGKDAGYYDGTATSTSVAAGSSQTINYSAAFASSAYTEYWKVYIDYNQDGDFTDSGELVASRTSSSSSTLSSTFTVPSTAKNGATRLRVVMSDNSGTTSCNSYSYGETEDYTVTITGGARLAAPAEALGYRLFPNPATDVVNIEVPTGIDARTVSVQVFDVHGAEVKQVRYEDGVLPVGNLAKGVYLLRIADEQHVSHQRFVKE, from the coding sequence ATGAAGAAAGCATTCTACGCTTTTACCTGGGCTGCTCTCAGCTTAGGCTCTCTTTCCCTTCAAGCCCAAACCGTCCGCCAATGCGCCACGATGGAAAACCTGGCGGCACAGATAGCCGCCGATCCTTCCCTGGCCGGGCGTTTGGCAGCTGTTGAAAACCACACCCGCCAGGTAGAGGCCAACCCCACGCTGCGCCGGGGTACGGCTGCTACGGTTACTATTCCGGTGGTGGTGCACGTGCTCTATAACACGGCCGCCCAAAACGTTTCGGATGCCCAGATTCAGTCGCAGATTGCGGTGCTGAACGAGGACTTCCGCAAGCAGAACGCCGACATCAGCAGGGTGCCGGCCGGCTTTGCGGGCCTGAGCGCCGACGTGGGCGTGGAGTTTGTGCTGGCCAAGCGCGACCCGAACGGCAATGCCACCACCGGCATTCAGCGCAAGCAGACCAGCAACACCAGCTGGAGCACCAATGACGCCATGAAACGGTCCAGCTCCGGCGGCCTCGACGCGTGGCCGGCTGGGCAGTACCTGAACATCTGGGTGTGTAACCTGAGCAACAGCATTCTCGGGTACGCCCAGTTTCCGGGCGGCACCGCCGCCACCGACGGCGTGGTGATTCTGACCTCGGCTTTCGGGCGGGGCGGCTCGGCCGCTGCCCCCTTCGACCTGGGCCGCACCGCCACCCACGAGGTGGGCCACTGGCTGAACCTGCGCCATATCTGGGGTGATGCCAGCTGCGGCAGCGACCAAGTAGCAGACACGCCCACCCAGCGCACCAGCAACACCGGCTGCCCCTCTTACCCCAAGACCAGCTCCTGCACCGGCAACGGCCAGTACGGCGACATGTTCATGAACTACATGGACTACACCAACGACGCCTGCATGTACATGTTCTCCACGGGGCAGTCGTCGCGCATGAACGCGCTGTTTGCCAGCGGCGGGGCCCGGGCTTCGCTGCTTACCTCGCAGGGTGGCATAGCGCCGGGCGGCACTACCCCCAACCCCAACCCTGGCCCCACGCCGGTTACTTACTGCGCTTCCAAGGGCAGCAACGTGGCCTACGAGTGGATTGACTACGTGAGGCTGGGCTCCATTGACCGGACCTCCGGGAAAGATGCCGGTTACTACGACGGCACGGCCACATCTACGTCGGTAGCCGCGGGCTCTTCGCAGACCATCAACTACTCAGCAGCATTTGCTTCCTCGGCGTACACCGAGTACTGGAAAGTATACATCGACTACAACCAGGACGGCGACTTTACCGACTCGGGTGAGCTGGTAGCCAGCCGCACCAGCAGCTCCAGCAGCACGCTCAGCAGCACCTTCACGGTGCCCAGCACAGCTAAGAATGGCGCCACCCGCCTGCGCGTGGTGATGAGCGACAACTCTGGCACTACCAGCTGCAACTCCTACAGCTACGGCGAAACCGAAGACTACACCGTTACCATTACGGGTGGTGCGCGCCTCGCGGCCCCGGCCGAAGCCCTGGGCTACCGCCTCTTCCCGAACCCGGCTACCGATGTTGTGAACATCGAAGTGCCCACCGGCATCGACGCCCGTACGGTATCGGTGCAGGTGTTTGACGTGCACGGGGCCGAGGTGAAGCAGGTTCGCTACGAAGACGGCGTGCTGCCGGTGGGCAACCTGGCCAAAGGCGTGTACCTGTTGCGCATTGCCGACGAGCAACACGTGTCGCACCAGCGCTTCGTGAAAGAATAA
- a CDS encoding SixA phosphatase family protein: MKILYLMRHAKSSWSFDDLSDKERPLNDRGRDDAPAMGQALAQRSIRLDLLVSSPAVRALSTAALVAKELEYPHDRIQVVDAIYEATVPDLLSVVRNLPDAADSVLLVGHNPTITEFANLLSPSAIPDMTTAAIVCLRFQCDRWRDLDRNNAEYYFYDHPKK, encoded by the coding sequence ATGAAAATCTTATACCTGATGCGGCACGCTAAGTCGAGCTGGAGCTTCGACGACCTGAGCGACAAAGAGCGGCCGCTCAACGACCGGGGCCGCGACGACGCCCCCGCCATGGGTCAGGCCCTGGCCCAGCGTTCCATCCGCCTCGATTTGCTGGTGTCGTCGCCGGCGGTGCGGGCCCTGAGCACGGCTGCCTTGGTAGCCAAGGAACTGGAGTACCCGCACGACCGGATTCAGGTGGTGGACGCCATCTACGAAGCCACCGTGCCCGACCTGCTGAGCGTAGTGCGTAACCTGCCCGACGCTGCCGACTCGGTGCTGCTGGTGGGCCACAACCCCACCATCACGGAGTTTGCCAACCTGCTTTCCCCCAGCGCCATCCCCGACATGACGACGGCCGCCATTGTCTGCCTCCGCTTTCAGTGCGACCGGTGGCGAGACCTGGACCGCAACAACGCCGAGTACTACTTCTACGACCATCCGAAAAAGTGA
- the ppk1 gene encoding polyphosphate kinase 1 — protein MEEIQQAPPRLLNRELSWLAFNRRVLQEAQNPEVPLLERLKFLAIFSSNLDEYFKVRVATLRRLVKLKKKTRAKLGEDPAEQLQNLLEEVGRQQQEFGDTFRNAILPELRRQHIHLISEHDLTDEQRTWVQQYFRERVQDLLSPIILDDNLHHLFLRDQSVYLTFFLTEPENPKKQEEERVVVMELPTKRHGGRFVQLPAQGQEQYVMFLDDVVRCCAQELFPKYRRVQVHAIKISRDAELDIQEEVSGNLLTKIKSSLQKRETGYPARLLYDPAMPKEVLRAIMHKTGISKEELVEGSRYHNFRDFFGFPSLGLTHLQYAPMPPLPHPTLPRGKGDSLLAAIAQRDHLLHLPYQSFDYVTRLIREAAQDPLVSNISITLYRVASKSEVAKALLKAAKNGKQVTVVVELKARFDEESNMFWAEKLQKAGAHVIYGIPELKVHSKLLLITRREEDQNRLYAYLSTGNFNEKTSEIYADHGLFTSDPRLTREVAEVFRYFHDRQPKTGFQYLLVAPFELRDKLVALIDHEIRLAQKGKEAYIILKLNALQDEPMILKLYEASQAGVRVELLIRGISCAVPGLKGQSENISQRGLVDRFLEHARVYVFGNGGEEKVYVASSDWMARNLDRRVEVAFPILQDDLRAEVRHLLDIQRQDNVKSRDWQNHFLGQDDPAAPQVRAQFATYHYLKKLSEKRKNIEGQKSRK, from the coding sequence ATGGAAGAAATCCAACAAGCGCCGCCCCGGCTGCTGAACCGGGAGCTGAGCTGGCTGGCCTTTAACCGCCGCGTGCTACAGGAGGCCCAGAACCCGGAGGTGCCGCTGCTGGAGCGCCTGAAGTTTCTGGCCATTTTCAGCTCCAACCTCGACGAGTATTTCAAGGTGCGCGTGGCCACGCTGCGCCGCCTCGTGAAGCTAAAAAAGAAAACCCGCGCCAAGCTGGGTGAAGACCCGGCCGAGCAGCTCCAAAACCTGCTGGAAGAAGTAGGCCGGCAGCAGCAGGAGTTCGGCGACACGTTTCGCAACGCTATTCTGCCGGAGCTGCGCCGCCAGCACATCCACCTGATATCGGAGCACGACCTGACCGACGAGCAGCGGACCTGGGTGCAGCAGTACTTCCGGGAGCGGGTGCAGGACTTATTGTCGCCGATTATCCTGGACGACAACCTGCACCACCTGTTTCTGCGCGACCAGAGCGTGTACCTGACCTTCTTCCTTACCGAGCCCGAAAACCCCAAAAAGCAGGAAGAGGAGCGCGTGGTGGTGATGGAGCTGCCCACCAAGCGCCACGGAGGCCGCTTCGTGCAGCTGCCGGCCCAGGGGCAGGAACAATACGTCATGTTCCTGGACGATGTGGTGCGGTGCTGCGCCCAGGAGCTGTTTCCGAAGTACCGGCGGGTGCAGGTGCACGCCATCAAGATTTCGCGCGACGCCGAGCTGGATATTCAGGAAGAAGTGTCGGGTAACCTGCTCACCAAGATTAAGAGCAGCCTGCAAAAGCGCGAAACCGGCTACCCCGCCCGCCTGCTCTACGACCCGGCCATGCCCAAAGAGGTGCTGCGGGCCATCATGCACAAAACCGGCATCAGCAAAGAGGAGCTGGTGGAGGGCAGCCGCTACCACAACTTCCGCGACTTTTTCGGTTTCCCGAGCCTGGGCCTCACGCACTTGCAGTACGCGCCCATGCCGCCCCTGCCCCACCCCACGCTGCCCCGCGGCAAGGGCGACAGCCTGCTGGCCGCCATTGCCCAGCGCGACCATCTGCTGCATCTGCCCTACCAGTCATTCGACTACGTGACGCGCCTGATTCGGGAGGCGGCCCAGGACCCGCTGGTAAGCAACATCAGCATTACGCTGTACCGGGTGGCCAGCAAGAGTGAGGTGGCCAAAGCCCTGCTGAAGGCCGCCAAAAACGGCAAGCAGGTGACCGTGGTGGTGGAGTTGAAGGCCCGCTTCGACGAGGAGAGCAATATGTTCTGGGCCGAGAAGCTGCAAAAGGCCGGCGCCCACGTCATCTACGGCATCCCCGAGCTGAAAGTGCACAGCAAGCTGCTGCTGATTACACGCCGCGAAGAAGACCAGAACCGCCTCTACGCCTACCTCAGCACCGGCAACTTCAACGAGAAGACTAGCGAAATCTACGCCGACCACGGTTTATTTACCAGTGACCCGCGCCTGACCCGCGAGGTGGCCGAGGTGTTTCGCTACTTCCACGACCGGCAGCCCAAAACCGGCTTCCAGTACCTGCTGGTGGCCCCGTTTGAGCTGCGCGACAAGCTTGTTGCCCTTATCGACCACGAAATCCGTCTGGCCCAGAAAGGCAAGGAAGCCTACATCATTCTCAAACTGAATGCCTTGCAGGATGAGCCCATGATTCTGAAGCTGTACGAGGCCAGCCAGGCCGGCGTGCGGGTGGAGCTGCTGATTCGGGGTATCTCGTGCGCGGTGCCGGGCCTGAAAGGGCAGAGTGAGAACATCAGTCAGCGCGGCCTTGTGGACCGGTTTCTGGAGCACGCCCGCGTGTATGTGTTTGGCAACGGCGGCGAGGAAAAGGTGTACGTGGCCTCTTCCGACTGGATGGCCCGCAACCTGGACCGCCGCGTGGAAGTGGCCTTTCCCATCTTGCAGGACGACCTGCGCGCCGAGGTGCGCCATCTGCTTGACATTCAGCGCCAAGACAACGTGAAGTCCCGCGACTGGCAAAACCACTTTCTGGGCCAGGACGACCCCGCTGCCCCGCAGGTCCGGGCCCAGTTTGCCACCTACCACTATTTGAAGAAACTAAGCGAGAAGCGAAAAAATATAGAGGGACAAAAGTCGCGCAAATAG